A section of the Macadamia integrifolia cultivar HAES 741 unplaced genomic scaffold, SCU_Mint_v3 scaffold_94A, whole genome shotgun sequence genome encodes:
- the LOC122071790 gene encoding disease resistance protein RUN1-like isoform X3, with protein MKAKERHMDIDTNLVGIDCRIESINSLLSLGSNDVRIIGIYGIGGMGKTTITKAVYNQILHEFEGSTFLGSVREISGHRNGLVHLQEQLLTDILMKQNIHINNVDRGINVIKQRLCFRKVLVVLDDVDQSSQINALVRERNWFGLGSRIIVTTRDQHFLNGLDVDGMYEVEKLNPKESLQLFSRYAFQKVRLRRHQMELSAEIVYHLGGLPLALQLFGSFLHQRSIDEWKTALVKLERIPNEEIQQKLKLSFDYLDSTEKDIFLDIACFFIGMDKDIAIKILDGCGFFPEIGIGVLTRRSLLIINEKNQLGMHALLRDIGREIVREESPYEPGKRSRLWFHEDVYEVLTKNAVTEVVEGVALDLHFHQRKTECLSIEVFTKMERLRLLQAGYFHKRFLNDSFSFMGKKHLFKELRWLCWHGFPLRYMPNNFHLENLVVLDLQYSNLKQVWKGSKPESLGKLKVLNLDHCLDLTKTPNFLRLPSLEILTLEGCTSLVEVHKSIGELNNLLILNLKDCTNLWRLPRSIWNLKSLQNLILSGCSKISELPEELGNMESLTELLADGTAIRKLPISVGLSHNLKSLSLGGFKGSPSKSWNSFFRSLGPPRSDDAITSLPASISGLRFLTHLSLRECNLSGMLPNDLESLSSLQELDLAFNNFCELPASINRLPQLQSLWLENCTKLGSLPELPSSLRYLDADGCTSMEKLPNLASASLLQGCTAMERLSSLENLKKLNSLWLNSCSKLIEVEGLERLETRPTIHMERCNSLANTFRDKLFQGMSEPGIIDILFPGVGIPDWFSYQSTGSSIYFEVPPPSNKKIQGLIICAVYAADKENAVYTDGPEATFINRTNGLDWKHRPKINALSITKQDHIWVSNLAEATFVDLLEGGDQVDVSIEMGDPIQVKKCGIHLFQGTSSPYELGVEKDHKEDDAGGRALAYVSMRIKALIG; from the exons atgaaagcaaaagaaagacaTATGGACATTGACACTAATCTAGTTGGGATAGATTGCCGCATAGAATCCATTAATTCTTTATTAAGCCTTGGTTCTAATGATGTTCGTATAATCGGGATCTATGGTATTGGTGGCATGGGGAAGACAACCATCACCAAGGCTGTCTATAACCAAATCTTACATGAATTTGAAGGCAGTACTTTTCTTGGAAGTGTTCGAGAAATTTCTGGACATCGTAATGGTTTGGTTCATCTGCAAGAGCAACTTCTTACTGATATATTAATGAAACAAAACATACACATAAACAATGTTGATAGAGGAATCAATGTGATTAAACAAAGACTCTGTTTTCGAAAGGTTCTTGTCGTTCTGGATGATGTGGATCAATCAAGCCAAATAAATGCATTAGTTAGAGAACGTAATTGGTTTGGCTTGGGAAGTAGAATCATTGTAACAACCAGAGATCAACATTTTCTAAATGGGCTTGACGTGGATGGAATGTACGAGGTTGAAAAACTGAATCCGAAGGAATCCCTCCAACTCTTCAGCCGCTATGCATTTCAAAAGGTTCGTCTTAGAAGACATCAAATGGAGCTTTCAGCAGAAATAGTGTATCATCTTGGTGGGCTTCCATTAGCTCTTCAGTTGTTTGGTTCATTTCTACACCAGAGAAGCATAGATGAATGGAAAACTGCATTAGTGAAGTTGGAAAGAATTCCAAATGAGGAAATTCAGCAAAAACTTAAATTAAGCTTCGATTATCTTGACAGTACAGAGAAAGACATTTTCCTTGACATTGCATGCTTCTTTATTGGAATGGACAAAGATATTGCAATAAAAATACTAGATGGTTGTGGTTTCTTCCCAGAAATAGGAATTGGTGTTCTCACTCGTAGATCACTTCTAATAATCAATGAAAAAAATCAGCTTGGAATGCATGCCCTACTTCGAGACATCGGAAGGGAAATTGTTCGTGAAGAATCTCCTTATGAGCCCGGAAAGCGTAGCAGATTGTGGTTTCATGAAGATGTATATGAAGTACTGACAAAAAATGCA GTAACAGAAGTAGTTGAAGGTGTGGCCTTAGACTTACACTTCCACCAAAGAAAAACAGAATGTTTGAGTATTGAGGTATTTACGAAGATGGAAAGATTACGATTGCTCCAAGCTGGTTATTTTCATAAACGTTTTCTAAATGATTCATTCTCTTTCATGGGGAAAAAACATCTGTTCAAGGAGTTAAGATGGCTATGTTGGCATGGATTTCCTTTAAGATATATGCCAAACAATTTTCATCTGGAGAACCTTGTTGTTCTCGATTTACAATATAGCAATCTCAAGCAAGTCTGGAAGGGAAGCAAG CCAGAGTCTCTTGGAAAGCTGAAAGTCCTTAATCTCGACCATTGCCTTGACCTAACCAAAACCCCCAACTTCTTGAGACTCCCTAGCCTTGAGATATTGACACTTGAAGGTTGTACAAGTTTGGTTGAAGTTCACAAATCCATTGGAGAATTAAACAATCTTCTCATTTTAAATCTAAAAGATTGTACAAACCTTTGGAGACTCCCAAGAAGCATTTGGAATTTGAAATCTCTACAAAATCTTATTCTTTCTGGTTGTTCAAAAATCAGTGAACTGCCAGAGGAACTGGGAAATATGGAAAGTTTAACAGAGCTTCTTGCTGATGGAACTGCCATAAGGAAACTGCCCATTTCTGTTGGGCTTTCACATAACCTCAAAAGCTTGTCTTTAGGTGGATTTAAAGGATCACCATCAAAATCATGGAATTCATTTTTTAGGTCATTGGGACCACCAAGAAGTGATGATGCCATTACATCTTTGCCAGCTTCTATCTCTGGTTTACGCTTCTTAACGCACCTGAGTCTTAGGGAGTGCAACCTATCTGGTATGCTTCCCAATGATCTTGAGAGTTTATCCTCATTACAAGAGTTGGATCTAGCCTTCAACAACTTTTGTGAGTTACCTGCCAGCATTAACCGCCTTCCACAGCTTCAATCCCTTTGGTTAGAGAATTGTACAAAGCTTGGATCACTTCCAGAACTTCCATCAAGTTTAAGGTACTTGGATGCAGATGGTTGCACGTCCATGGAAAAGCTACCCAATCTTGCGAGTGCATCCTTATTGC AAGGTTGCACCGCGATGGAAAGACTATCAAGCTTGGAAAACTTAAAGAAGTTAAATTCCTTGTGGCTGAATAGTTGCAGCAAACTAATTGAGGTGGAAGGCTTGGAGAGGTTGGAAACTAGACCAACCATTCACATGGAAAGGTGCAATAGTTTGGCAAATACTTTCAGGGATAAACTCTTTcag GGGATGAGTGAACCTGGTATCATTGACATCCTTTTTCCTGGGGTAGGCATTCCAGATTGGTTCAGCTACCAAAGTACAGGGTCTAGCATATATTTTGAGGTGCCTCCACCGTCAAACAAGAAGATTCAAGGCTTGATTATATGTGCCGTCTATGCAGCAGACAAAGAAAATGCCGTATATACTGATGGTCCTGAAGCCACTTTCATTAACAGGACCAATGGTCTAGATTGGAAACACAGACCCAAAATCAATGCCCTTTCAATTACAAAGCAGGATCACATATGGGTGAGCAATTTAGCAGAGGCAACGTTTGTGGATCTGTTGGAAGGCGGGGATCAAGTGGATGTCTCGATAGAAATGGGTGACCCTATCCAAGTGAAGAAATGTGGGATCCATCTGTTTCAGGGTACCTCTTCTCCATATGAACTTGGAGTTGAGAAAGACCACAAAGAAGATGATGCGGGCGGGCGTGCACTTGCTTATGTTTCAATGAGGATCAAGGCCTTGATTGGCTGA
- the LOC122071790 gene encoding disease resistance protein RPV1-like isoform X1 produces the protein MKAKERHMDIDTNLVGIDCRIESINSLLSLGSNDVRIIGIYGIGGMGKTTITKAVYNQILHEFEGSTFLGSVREISGHRNGLVHLQEQLLTDILMKQNIHINNVDRGINVIKQRLCFRKVLVVLDDVDQSSQINALVRERNWFGLGSRIIVTTRDQHFLNGLDVDGMYEVEKLNPKESLQLFSRYAFQKVRLRRHQMELSAEIVYHLGGLPLALQLFGSFLHQRSIDEWKTALVKLERIPNEEIQQKLKLSFDYLDSTEKDIFLDIACFFIGMDKDIAIKILDGCGFFPEIGIGVLTRRSLLIINEKNQLGMHALLRDIGREIVREESPYEPGKRSRLWFHEDVYEVLTKNAVTEVVEGVALDLHFHQRKTECLSIEVFTKMERLRLLQAGYFHKRFLNDSFSFMGKKHLFKELRWLCWHGFPLRYMPNNFHLENLVVLDLQYSNLKQVWKGSKPESLGKLKVLNLDHCLDLTKTPNFLRLPSLEILTLEGCTSLVEVHKSIGELNNLLILNLKDCTNLWRLPRSIWNLKSLQNLILSGCSKISELPEELGNMESLTELLADGTAIRKLPISVGLSHNLKSLSLGGFKGSPSKSWNSFFRSLGPPRSDDAITSLPASISGLRFLTHLSLRECNLSGMLPNDLESLSSLQELDLAFNNFCELPASINRLPQLQSLWLENCTKLGSLPELPSSLRYLDADGCTSMEKLPNLASASLLRKLDLAQSNICSLPADINGLSQLQVLRLVNCTRLQSLPVLPPNIISLAAEGCTAMERLSSLENLKKLNSLWLNSCSKLIEVEGLERLETRPTIHMERCNSLANTFRDKLFQGMSEPGIIDILFPGVGIPDWFSYQSTGSSIYFEVPPPSNKKIQGLIICAVYAADKENAVYTDGPEATFINRTNGLDWKHRPKINALSITKQDHIWVSNLAEATFVDLLEGGDQVDVSIEMGDPIQVKKCGIHLFQGTSSPYELGVEKDHKEDDAGGRALAYVSMRIKALIG, from the exons atgaaagcaaaagaaagacaTATGGACATTGACACTAATCTAGTTGGGATAGATTGCCGCATAGAATCCATTAATTCTTTATTAAGCCTTGGTTCTAATGATGTTCGTATAATCGGGATCTATGGTATTGGTGGCATGGGGAAGACAACCATCACCAAGGCTGTCTATAACCAAATCTTACATGAATTTGAAGGCAGTACTTTTCTTGGAAGTGTTCGAGAAATTTCTGGACATCGTAATGGTTTGGTTCATCTGCAAGAGCAACTTCTTACTGATATATTAATGAAACAAAACATACACATAAACAATGTTGATAGAGGAATCAATGTGATTAAACAAAGACTCTGTTTTCGAAAGGTTCTTGTCGTTCTGGATGATGTGGATCAATCAAGCCAAATAAATGCATTAGTTAGAGAACGTAATTGGTTTGGCTTGGGAAGTAGAATCATTGTAACAACCAGAGATCAACATTTTCTAAATGGGCTTGACGTGGATGGAATGTACGAGGTTGAAAAACTGAATCCGAAGGAATCCCTCCAACTCTTCAGCCGCTATGCATTTCAAAAGGTTCGTCTTAGAAGACATCAAATGGAGCTTTCAGCAGAAATAGTGTATCATCTTGGTGGGCTTCCATTAGCTCTTCAGTTGTTTGGTTCATTTCTACACCAGAGAAGCATAGATGAATGGAAAACTGCATTAGTGAAGTTGGAAAGAATTCCAAATGAGGAAATTCAGCAAAAACTTAAATTAAGCTTCGATTATCTTGACAGTACAGAGAAAGACATTTTCCTTGACATTGCATGCTTCTTTATTGGAATGGACAAAGATATTGCAATAAAAATACTAGATGGTTGTGGTTTCTTCCCAGAAATAGGAATTGGTGTTCTCACTCGTAGATCACTTCTAATAATCAATGAAAAAAATCAGCTTGGAATGCATGCCCTACTTCGAGACATCGGAAGGGAAATTGTTCGTGAAGAATCTCCTTATGAGCCCGGAAAGCGTAGCAGATTGTGGTTTCATGAAGATGTATATGAAGTACTGACAAAAAATGCA GTAACAGAAGTAGTTGAAGGTGTGGCCTTAGACTTACACTTCCACCAAAGAAAAACAGAATGTTTGAGTATTGAGGTATTTACGAAGATGGAAAGATTACGATTGCTCCAAGCTGGTTATTTTCATAAACGTTTTCTAAATGATTCATTCTCTTTCATGGGGAAAAAACATCTGTTCAAGGAGTTAAGATGGCTATGTTGGCATGGATTTCCTTTAAGATATATGCCAAACAATTTTCATCTGGAGAACCTTGTTGTTCTCGATTTACAATATAGCAATCTCAAGCAAGTCTGGAAGGGAAGCAAG CCAGAGTCTCTTGGAAAGCTGAAAGTCCTTAATCTCGACCATTGCCTTGACCTAACCAAAACCCCCAACTTCTTGAGACTCCCTAGCCTTGAGATATTGACACTTGAAGGTTGTACAAGTTTGGTTGAAGTTCACAAATCCATTGGAGAATTAAACAATCTTCTCATTTTAAATCTAAAAGATTGTACAAACCTTTGGAGACTCCCAAGAAGCATTTGGAATTTGAAATCTCTACAAAATCTTATTCTTTCTGGTTGTTCAAAAATCAGTGAACTGCCAGAGGAACTGGGAAATATGGAAAGTTTAACAGAGCTTCTTGCTGATGGAACTGCCATAAGGAAACTGCCCATTTCTGTTGGGCTTTCACATAACCTCAAAAGCTTGTCTTTAGGTGGATTTAAAGGATCACCATCAAAATCATGGAATTCATTTTTTAGGTCATTGGGACCACCAAGAAGTGATGATGCCATTACATCTTTGCCAGCTTCTATCTCTGGTTTACGCTTCTTAACGCACCTGAGTCTTAGGGAGTGCAACCTATCTGGTATGCTTCCCAATGATCTTGAGAGTTTATCCTCATTACAAGAGTTGGATCTAGCCTTCAACAACTTTTGTGAGTTACCTGCCAGCATTAACCGCCTTCCACAGCTTCAATCCCTTTGGTTAGAGAATTGTACAAAGCTTGGATCACTTCCAGAACTTCCATCAAGTTTAAGGTACTTGGATGCAGATGGTTGCACGTCCATGGAAAAGCTACCCAATCTTGCGAGTGCATCCTTATTGCGTAAGTTGGATTTAGCTCAAAGTAATATTTGTAGCTTACCTGCAGACATCAATGGCCTTTCTCAACTGCAAGTTCTTAGATTGGTAAATTGCACAAGGCTTCAGTCACTGCCAGTGCTTCCACCAAACATAATTTCTTTGGCTGCAGAAGGTTGCACCGCGATGGAAAGACTATCAAGCTTGGAAAACTTAAAGAAGTTAAATTCCTTGTGGCTGAATAGTTGCAGCAAACTAATTGAGGTGGAAGGCTTGGAGAGGTTGGAAACTAGACCAACCATTCACATGGAAAGGTGCAATAGTTTGGCAAATACTTTCAGGGATAAACTCTTTcag GGGATGAGTGAACCTGGTATCATTGACATCCTTTTTCCTGGGGTAGGCATTCCAGATTGGTTCAGCTACCAAAGTACAGGGTCTAGCATATATTTTGAGGTGCCTCCACCGTCAAACAAGAAGATTCAAGGCTTGATTATATGTGCCGTCTATGCAGCAGACAAAGAAAATGCCGTATATACTGATGGTCCTGAAGCCACTTTCATTAACAGGACCAATGGTCTAGATTGGAAACACAGACCCAAAATCAATGCCCTTTCAATTACAAAGCAGGATCACATATGGGTGAGCAATTTAGCAGAGGCAACGTTTGTGGATCTGTTGGAAGGCGGGGATCAAGTGGATGTCTCGATAGAAATGGGTGACCCTATCCAAGTGAAGAAATGTGGGATCCATCTGTTTCAGGGTACCTCTTCTCCATATGAACTTGGAGTTGAGAAAGACCACAAAGAAGATGATGCGGGCGGGCGTGCACTTGCTTATGTTTCAATGAGGATCAAGGCCTTGATTGGCTGA
- the LOC122071790 gene encoding disease resistance protein RPV1-like isoform X2, with amino-acid sequence MKAKERHMDIDTNLVGIDCRIESINSLLSLGSNDVRIIGIYGIGGMGKTTITKAVYNQILHEFEGSTFLGSVREISGHRNGLVHLQEQLLTDILMKQNIHINNVDRGINVIKQRLCFRKVLVVLDDVDQSSQINALVRERNWFGLGSRIIVTTRDQHFLNGLDVDGMYEVEKLNPKESLQLFSRYAFQKVRLRRHQMELSAEIVYHLGGLPLALQLFGSFLHQRSIDEWKTALVKLERIPNEEIQQKLKLSFDYLDSTEKDIFLDIACFFIGMDKDIAIKILDGCGFFPEIGIGVLTRRSLLIINEKNQLGMHALLRDIGREIVREESPYEPGKRSRLWFHEDVYEVLTKNAVTEVVEGVALDLHFHQRKTECLSIEELRWLCWHGFPLRYMPNNFHLENLVVLDLQYSNLKQVWKGSKPESLGKLKVLNLDHCLDLTKTPNFLRLPSLEILTLEGCTSLVEVHKSIGELNNLLILNLKDCTNLWRLPRSIWNLKSLQNLILSGCSKISELPEELGNMESLTELLADGTAIRKLPISVGLSHNLKSLSLGGFKGSPSKSWNSFFRSLGPPRSDDAITSLPASISGLRFLTHLSLRECNLSGMLPNDLESLSSLQELDLAFNNFCELPASINRLPQLQSLWLENCTKLGSLPELPSSLRYLDADGCTSMEKLPNLASASLLRKLDLAQSNICSLPADINGLSQLQVLRLVNCTRLQSLPVLPPNIISLAAEGCTAMERLSSLENLKKLNSLWLNSCSKLIEVEGLERLETRPTIHMERCNSLANTFRDKLFQGMSEPGIIDILFPGVGIPDWFSYQSTGSSIYFEVPPPSNKKIQGLIICAVYAADKENAVYTDGPEATFINRTNGLDWKHRPKINALSITKQDHIWVSNLAEATFVDLLEGGDQVDVSIEMGDPIQVKKCGIHLFQGTSSPYELGVEKDHKEDDAGGRALAYVSMRIKALIG; translated from the exons atgaaagcaaaagaaagacaTATGGACATTGACACTAATCTAGTTGGGATAGATTGCCGCATAGAATCCATTAATTCTTTATTAAGCCTTGGTTCTAATGATGTTCGTATAATCGGGATCTATGGTATTGGTGGCATGGGGAAGACAACCATCACCAAGGCTGTCTATAACCAAATCTTACATGAATTTGAAGGCAGTACTTTTCTTGGAAGTGTTCGAGAAATTTCTGGACATCGTAATGGTTTGGTTCATCTGCAAGAGCAACTTCTTACTGATATATTAATGAAACAAAACATACACATAAACAATGTTGATAGAGGAATCAATGTGATTAAACAAAGACTCTGTTTTCGAAAGGTTCTTGTCGTTCTGGATGATGTGGATCAATCAAGCCAAATAAATGCATTAGTTAGAGAACGTAATTGGTTTGGCTTGGGAAGTAGAATCATTGTAACAACCAGAGATCAACATTTTCTAAATGGGCTTGACGTGGATGGAATGTACGAGGTTGAAAAACTGAATCCGAAGGAATCCCTCCAACTCTTCAGCCGCTATGCATTTCAAAAGGTTCGTCTTAGAAGACATCAAATGGAGCTTTCAGCAGAAATAGTGTATCATCTTGGTGGGCTTCCATTAGCTCTTCAGTTGTTTGGTTCATTTCTACACCAGAGAAGCATAGATGAATGGAAAACTGCATTAGTGAAGTTGGAAAGAATTCCAAATGAGGAAATTCAGCAAAAACTTAAATTAAGCTTCGATTATCTTGACAGTACAGAGAAAGACATTTTCCTTGACATTGCATGCTTCTTTATTGGAATGGACAAAGATATTGCAATAAAAATACTAGATGGTTGTGGTTTCTTCCCAGAAATAGGAATTGGTGTTCTCACTCGTAGATCACTTCTAATAATCAATGAAAAAAATCAGCTTGGAATGCATGCCCTACTTCGAGACATCGGAAGGGAAATTGTTCGTGAAGAATCTCCTTATGAGCCCGGAAAGCGTAGCAGATTGTGGTTTCATGAAGATGTATATGAAGTACTGACAAAAAATGCA GTAACAGAAGTAGTTGAAGGTGTGGCCTTAGACTTACACTTCCACCAAAGAAAAACAGAATGTTTGAGTATTGAG GAGTTAAGATGGCTATGTTGGCATGGATTTCCTTTAAGATATATGCCAAACAATTTTCATCTGGAGAACCTTGTTGTTCTCGATTTACAATATAGCAATCTCAAGCAAGTCTGGAAGGGAAGCAAG CCAGAGTCTCTTGGAAAGCTGAAAGTCCTTAATCTCGACCATTGCCTTGACCTAACCAAAACCCCCAACTTCTTGAGACTCCCTAGCCTTGAGATATTGACACTTGAAGGTTGTACAAGTTTGGTTGAAGTTCACAAATCCATTGGAGAATTAAACAATCTTCTCATTTTAAATCTAAAAGATTGTACAAACCTTTGGAGACTCCCAAGAAGCATTTGGAATTTGAAATCTCTACAAAATCTTATTCTTTCTGGTTGTTCAAAAATCAGTGAACTGCCAGAGGAACTGGGAAATATGGAAAGTTTAACAGAGCTTCTTGCTGATGGAACTGCCATAAGGAAACTGCCCATTTCTGTTGGGCTTTCACATAACCTCAAAAGCTTGTCTTTAGGTGGATTTAAAGGATCACCATCAAAATCATGGAATTCATTTTTTAGGTCATTGGGACCACCAAGAAGTGATGATGCCATTACATCTTTGCCAGCTTCTATCTCTGGTTTACGCTTCTTAACGCACCTGAGTCTTAGGGAGTGCAACCTATCTGGTATGCTTCCCAATGATCTTGAGAGTTTATCCTCATTACAAGAGTTGGATCTAGCCTTCAACAACTTTTGTGAGTTACCTGCCAGCATTAACCGCCTTCCACAGCTTCAATCCCTTTGGTTAGAGAATTGTACAAAGCTTGGATCACTTCCAGAACTTCCATCAAGTTTAAGGTACTTGGATGCAGATGGTTGCACGTCCATGGAAAAGCTACCCAATCTTGCGAGTGCATCCTTATTGCGTAAGTTGGATTTAGCTCAAAGTAATATTTGTAGCTTACCTGCAGACATCAATGGCCTTTCTCAACTGCAAGTTCTTAGATTGGTAAATTGCACAAGGCTTCAGTCACTGCCAGTGCTTCCACCAAACATAATTTCTTTGGCTGCAGAAGGTTGCACCGCGATGGAAAGACTATCAAGCTTGGAAAACTTAAAGAAGTTAAATTCCTTGTGGCTGAATAGTTGCAGCAAACTAATTGAGGTGGAAGGCTTGGAGAGGTTGGAAACTAGACCAACCATTCACATGGAAAGGTGCAATAGTTTGGCAAATACTTTCAGGGATAAACTCTTTcag GGGATGAGTGAACCTGGTATCATTGACATCCTTTTTCCTGGGGTAGGCATTCCAGATTGGTTCAGCTACCAAAGTACAGGGTCTAGCATATATTTTGAGGTGCCTCCACCGTCAAACAAGAAGATTCAAGGCTTGATTATATGTGCCGTCTATGCAGCAGACAAAGAAAATGCCGTATATACTGATGGTCCTGAAGCCACTTTCATTAACAGGACCAATGGTCTAGATTGGAAACACAGACCCAAAATCAATGCCCTTTCAATTACAAAGCAGGATCACATATGGGTGAGCAATTTAGCAGAGGCAACGTTTGTGGATCTGTTGGAAGGCGGGGATCAAGTGGATGTCTCGATAGAAATGGGTGACCCTATCCAAGTGAAGAAATGTGGGATCCATCTGTTTCAGGGTACCTCTTCTCCATATGAACTTGGAGTTGAGAAAGACCACAAAGAAGATGATGCGGGCGGGCGTGCACTTGCTTATGTTTCAATGAGGATCAAGGCCTTGATTGGCTGA
- the LOC122071796 gene encoding LOW QUALITY PROTEIN: disease resistance protein RUN1-like (The sequence of the model RefSeq protein was modified relative to this genomic sequence to represent the inferred CDS: substituted 2 bases at 2 genomic stop codons), with protein MLECKHEMGQPVLPVFYKVDPSHFRKQNGILEETFAGYEERFRSEIEKVKRWREDLTEAGNLSGWHIQDVADGGEIKFIKAIVEEVSMKAKERHMSIDTYLVGIDSRIEAINSLLSLGSNDVRIIGIYGIGGVGKTTITKAVYNQILHEFEGSTFLGSVREISEHRNGLVHLQEQLLTDILMKQNIHISNVDRGINVIKQRLCFRKVLLVLDDVDQSNQINALGRERDWFGLGSRIIITTRDQHFLNGFNVDGIYEVEILQFDXSIQLFXHYAFEKVRPRGPQKELSEIIVSYLGGIPLALQVLGSFLHKRSIDEWTSALEKLKRIPNDEILEKLKLSFDALDSTEKDIFLDIACFFLGMDKDIAIKTLDGCGFFPEIGISVLTHRSLLIIEKNQLRMNDILQDMGREIVRKESPNEPGKRSRLWLHEDAYDALSKNAVRASGLFIVYNLIENLST; from the exons ATGTTGGAATGCAAGCATGAGATGGGTCAGCCTGTTCTTCCCGTTTTCTATAAGGTGGATCCGTCTCATTTTCGGAAACAAAATGGGATTTTGGAGGAAACCTTTGCCGGATACGAAGAGCGATTCAGATCGGAGATAGAGAAGGTGAAGCGGTGGAGGGAGGATCTCACTGAAGCTGGGAACTTGTCCGGTTGGCATATTCAAGATGTTGCAGATGG GGGCGAGATAAAGTTTATCAAAGCAATAGTTGAAGAGGTCTCaatgaaagcaaaagaaagacaCATGAGCATTGACACTTATCTAGTTGGGATAGATTCCCGAATAGAAGCCATAAATTCTTTATTAAGTCTTGGTTCTAATGATGTTCGTATTATTGGAATCTATGGTATCGGTGGCGTGGGTAAGACAACTATCACCAAGGCTGTCTACAACCAGATCTTACATGAATTTGAAGGCAGTACTTTTCTTGGAAGTGTTAGAGAAATTTCTGAACATCGTAATGGTTTGGTTCATCTGCAAGAGCAACTTCTTACTGATATATTAATGaaacaaaatatacatataagcAATGTTGATAGAGGAATCAATGTAATTAAACAAAGACTCTGCTTTCGAAAGGTTCTTCTCGTTCTAGATGATGTGGAtcaatcaaaccaaataaatgCATTAGGTAGAGAACGTGATTGGTTTGGCTTGGGAAGTAGAATCATCATAACAACTAGAGATCAACATTTTCTGAATGGGTTCAACGTGGATGGAATATATGAGGTTGAAATACTGCAATTTGATTAATCCATCCAACTCTTCTAGCACTATGCATTTGAAAAGGTTCGTCCTAGAGGACCTCAAAAGGAGCTTTCAGAAATAATAGTGTCTTATCTTGGTGGGATTCCATTAGCTCTTCAAGTGCTTGGTTCATTTCTACACAAAAGAAGCATAGACGAATGGACAAGTGCATTAGAGAAGTTGAAAAGAATTCCAAATgatgaaattctggaaaaactTAAATTAAGCTTCGATGCTCTTGACAGTACAGAGAAAGACATATTCCTTGATATTGCATGCTTCTTTCTTGGAATGGACAAAGATATTGCAATTAAAACACTAGATGGTTGTGGTTTCTTCCCAGAAATAGGAATTAGTGTTCTCACTCATAGATCACTTTTAATAATCGAAAAAAATCAGCTTCGAATGAATGACATACTCCAAGACATGGGAAGGGAAATTGTTCGCAAAGAGTCTCCGAATGAGCCCGGAAAACGTAGCAGATTGTGGCTTCATGAAGACGCATATGATGCACTGTCGAAAAATGCAGTAAGAGCCTCAGGCTTGTTTATTGTTTACAATTTAATAGAAAATCTAAGCACATAG